The following are from one region of the Nicotiana tabacum cultivar K326 chromosome 3, ASM71507v2, whole genome shotgun sequence genome:
- the LOC142176199 gene encoding uncharacterized protein LOC142176199, with amino-acid sequence MDYRKLNKVTWKDHFLLEFLDQMLDRLAGLVYYCFLDAYSGYNQILIAPKDQEKTTFTGLYGTFAFSMCLDNLDKVLARCEEANLLLEKDAKFVFKDDCMKAFELLKYKLTAIPIITAPNWSLPFELMCNASDVAVGAVLGQRTNKIFHLVYYDSKTMDDTQVNYMNEMLLTTIIEIDIFNVWGIDFMGPFVSSCGNTYILVAVNYVSKLVEAVTFPNDEARSVVAS; translated from the exons ATGGattataggaagctcaacaaagtgacTTGGAAAGACCATTTTCTGCTTGaatttcttgatcagatgttggaTAGGCTAGCCGGACTTGTTTATTATTGTTTCTTGGATGCATATTCTGGATATAACCAGATTCTTATTGCACCTAAAGACCAAGAAAAAACCACCTTCACTGGTCTGTATGGCACATTTGCATTCTCAA TGTGTTTGGACAATCTTGATAAAGTATTGGCACGTTGTGAAGAGGCCAACTTG ttattggaaaaagatgccaaattTGTGTTCAAAGatgattgtatgaaggcatttgaGCTACTTAAGTATAAGTTGACTGCCATTCCCATCATTACCgcgccaaattggagcttaccatttgagctcatgtgcaatgCTAGCGACGTGGCGGTAGGAGCAGTATTGGGGCAAAGAACCAACAAGATATTCCATCTGGTCTACTATGATAGTAAGACCATGGACGACACCCAAGTCAACTATATG AATGAGATGCTTCTCACCACCATcattgagattgatattttcaaTGTATGGGGCATCGACTTTATGGGTCCATTTGTGAGTTCgtgtgggaacacctatattcTTGTTGCTGTGAATTATGTTTCCAAATTGGTTGAAGCAGTGACTTTTCCCAATGATGAAGCACGAAGTGTGGTGGCTTCTTGA